From the Tribolium castaneum strain GA2 chromosome 2, icTriCast1.1, whole genome shotgun sequence genome, one window contains:
- the LOC656219 gene encoding uncharacterized protein LOC656219 isoform X1 — MEVVAATPGTGGVPPFHDHDVREWSRLDSLTGVLERARLETDHWTANTNNSCHKYGKVVDSRARTNADGALQQQARRQLEVFQSHIPGGHLQVIKTQSVSSSRWSNKSTDLHLPIKDFENLQLSLNPLDLTSQKSKANVGRSVGRRPPSRPRARDESLNLYRVSRLCHQIHEETLKQNEHPNLTRTKSTSSEDLHLEDKSSKSIEDLEDLEQLQSWRRTSKLRRSLQYPKENKPAPKPVYLPENSGSVRKIREELEKGRRLSTALRGNSVDLQALDQILQTISSSSSDKPEDSQDEAETKKQKRNSFVTVETLQEVRGRLRRTSSSTEDIYKTNKDEETDDGIVTECNEMPVSEKSRVRSYVYGMEATKKPILGTGSLESRTKLLNGGTNLRNEDWYNRRKSYGFEQVHNHNETSNPISLKNRGRVESSTDSGICRSSEIVIVPATKSEEKFTSVKQISSIFDNKDLKSTTITIPIVSKPNSNFVDLSWDDVPEKEVKRHSIAVDEPKYDNKFRRAIDDSSAQNRKSKKVEFCKTEVHFAAESGKVNIVETDEKPPPTNNFRRRRRNSGPVITDDFNGLPVLHFGDSSYEKVLLGVADEDFEPATDENIYSNISCGTVTVNTTSNLADPQDDDKKDAVENVKGILKNKPIKPTPYHLGEDRFLNSNSDSDSGKWGVRLKPVQKTEPPYWKSTVTLHNTVFGQDEQPEFQKLLRNLRPTSGNKPDLVANQRNSENFSSVKFVTSADNRRPWSVADRVKLSEDGQWAENKVYSTKVNFGDGGTAVVENDQFEQKEWNKKENSAKVKLADSERILNKGLVVRIGRDDTSKHTVCSKTTSQDSSTTTTTKITIDLSPSPTNIKKSPVLSQTKRSHCFKSTSLVLDTIKNDCNKINIPQQLEALKKLYEDVQSDSDADKEVQVLMGKMNERDLENDKDDNTSEISGSWSKMRACRMLKTNITRDFPSARISAKVEKDDLKASAKHKFGIEDSLSKTYRIKTKDKYSPVATRKLKSATSDLSSPSLVGRSSKLDLRTDKYEYKTESKEFANVTDAKLHQKHSSNDIVLRQPKRSEMTYFGVRVSPQSVKKSQESVIHRETKLSEKPDLLQHMKTDSPKSRTRSPERTQPIYENVVRVGKEFDSNILEELTKAADQILLAVNGFTDDDSHENTFKEPLATITESKSWSQDKKSKTAKQSNVKTRLKHTSSTSSVESLTKGRKAQQIRPVPIRKKNVVNEPTVRATTKARRLQRASSREALLQSHGSSSEDLGANVEIPQRKPRQIRKTKQTQLTVSNGIEMNKKTTPPNPPRRRAKTDEKVEPVTEIRHKTAVSTIRSTADKSSRDRSRSRAEEAKKRVPPTTKKEPIKGTIYKSEPKKAASTREISNHRISTAYVPVCRARSRNVHTEQPDECPCLCS, encoded by the exons GTAGTGGACTCGCGAGCGCGAACCAACGCGGACGGTGCATTGCAACAACAGGCGAGAAGGCAACTGGAAGTGTTCCAAAGCCACATCCCTGGGGGTCATCTACAAGTCATCAAAACGCAGTCGGTCTCAAGTAGTCGCTGGAGCAACAAATCGACCGACCTGCACCTCCCGATCAAAGACTTTGAGAACCTCCAG CTCTCGCTAAACCCACTGGATTTGACTTCGCAAAAATCTAAAGCAAACGTAGGAAGAAGTGTCGGTAGGCGGCCACCTTCACGACCGCGAGCCAGAGACGAGTCCTTAAATCTATACCGCGTATCCAGACTCTGCCATCAAATACACGAAGAAACGCTCAAGCAAAACGAACACCCGAACCTGACACGAACGAAAAGCACCAGCAGCGAAGACTTGCACTTGGAGGATAAATCGTCGAAAAGCATCGAAGATTTGGAGGACTTGGAGCAGTTGCAAAGCTGGCGGAGGACGTCCAAGTTACGACGCTCCCTCCAATACCCCAAAGAGAACAAACCGGCCCCCAAACCAGTCTATTTACCCGAAAACAGCGGAAGCGTCCGGAAAATACGCGAAGAACTGGAAAAAGGGCGAAGACTCAGCACGGCCTTACGAGGCAATAGCGTCGATCTTCAAGCCTTGGACCAGATCCTACAAACAATCTCCAGCTCAAGTTCGGACAAACCTGAGGATAGTCAAGACGAAGCCGAGACGAAGAAGCAAAAACGCAACTCTTTCGTCACCGTCGAAACGCTCCAAGAAGTGAGAGGACGTCTTCGACGAACGAGTTCGTCGACTGAAGACATCTACAAAACTAACAAAGACGAAGAGACTGATGACGGTATAGTTACTGAATGCAACGAAATGCCAGTTAGTGAAAAGTCAAGGGTTCGTTCATACGTCTACGGAATGGAAGCAACCAAGAAACCTATTTTGGGAACAGGTAGTTTGGAATCCCGAACGAAACTACTCAACGGAGGAACGAATCTTCGCAATGAAGACTGGTATAACCGGCGTAAATCGTACGGTTTCGAGCAAGTGCACAATCACAACGAAACTTCAAACCCCATCTCGCTTAAAAATCGAGGTCGGGTGGAATCGTCAACAGACAGTGGTATTTGCAGATCGTCCGAAATCGTGATCGTGCCAGCGACAAAATCAGAAGAAAAGTTTACTAGTGTTAAGCAAATCTCGTCCATTTTTGATAACAAAGATTTGAAATCTACCACCATAACTATACCCATAGTGTCCAAACCTAACTCAAACTTTGTCGATTTGAGTTGGGACGATGTGCCAGAGAAAGAGGTGAAACGGCACTCCATCGCTGTTGATGAACCGAAGTATGATAATAAGTTCAGGAGGGCGATTGATGATTCCAGTGCACAGAATCGAAAGTCGAAAAAAGTCGAGTTTTGTAAAACTGAAGTACACTTTGCGGCCGAGTCCGGGAAAGTTAATATAGTAGAAACTGATGAGAAACCACCACCtacaaataattttcgaaGAAGGAGACGGAATTCGGGGCCTGTGATTACCGACGATTTTAACG GCTTGCCAGTCTTGCATTTTGGGGACAGCTCGTACGAAAAAGTCTTGCTTGGAGTGGCTGACGAAGACTTTGAACCTGCAACCGACGAAAACATCTATTCGAACATCTCGTGCGGAACGGTCACAGTGAACACAACATCAAATTTGGCGGACCCGCAAGACGACGACAAAAAGGACGCTGTTGAAAACGTGAAGgggattttgaaaaacaagcCAATCAAACCGACTCCATACCACCTGGGGGAGGATCGTTTTTTGAACAGCAACTCCGACAGTGACAGTGGGAAGTGGGGGGTTCGGCTTAAACCGGTTCAAAAAACCGAACCGCCCTATTGGAAATCCACGGTTACGTTGCACAATACCGTTTTCGGACAGGATGAACAACCCGAATTCCAGAAGTTGTTAAGGAATTTGCGACCAACCAGCGGGAACAAGCCGGATCTGGTGGCCAATCAACGaaattcagaaaatttttCGAGTGTAAAGTTCGTCACGAGTGCTGATAATCGAAGACCATGGTCTGTTGCTGATAGAGTTAAATTAAGTGAGGACGGTCAATGGGCAGAAAATAAGGTTTATTCTACCAAGGTCAATTTTGGTGATGGGGGAACAGCCGTTGTGGAAAACGATCAGTTTGAGCAAAAAGAATGGAATAAGAAGGAGAACTCTGCGAAAG TGAAACTTGCAGACTCGGAGAGAATTTTAAACAAAGGACTTGTGGTAAGAATCGGACGAGACGACACATCTAAACACACAGTCTGTTCCAAAACAACATCTCAGGATTCAAGCACAACCACCACGACCAAAATCACTATAGACCTAAGCCCGTCCCCTactaacataaaaaaatcccCCGTACTTTCACAAACCAAACGATCTCACTGTTTCAAGTCTACCTCTTTAGTCCTAGacacgattaaaaacgactgcaataaaattaacattccTCAACAACTCGAAGCACTGAAGAAGCTCTACGAAGACGTACAAAGCGATAGTGACGCGGACAAGGAAGTGCAAGTTTTGATGGGAAAAATGAACGAACGGGATCTCGAAAACGACAAAGACGATAACACGAGCGAAATCTCCGGAAGTTGGAGTAAAATGAGGGCTTGCAGAATGCTAAAGACAAACATAACTCGGGATTTTCCAAGTGCTAGAATAAGTGCAAAAGTAGAAAAAG ACGATTTAAAAGCAAGTGCCAAACACAAATTTGGAATCGAGGATAGTTTGTCGAAAACTTACCGAATCAAAACGAAAGACAAATATTCGCCAGTTGCAACTCGCAAATTGAAGAGTGCAACAAGTGATTTATCGAGTCCTTCGCTAGTCGGTCGCAGCTCAAAATTAGACCTACGCACGGACAAATACGAATATAAAACAGAAAGTAAAGAATTCGCAAACGTTACAGATGCTAAACTTCACCAGAAACACTCTTCTAACGACATAGTTCTAAGACAACCCAAACGTTCCGAAATGACTTATTTCGGAGTCAGGGTTTCGCCACAATCAGTGAAAAAAAGCCAAGAATCTGTGATACATAGGGAAACAAAACTGTCTGAAAAACCTGATCTCTTACAACACATGAAAACAGATAGTCCTAAAAGTAGAACTAGATCACCCGAACGCACGCAACCAATTTACGAAAATGTTGTCCGTGTTGGTAAAGAGTTTGATAGTAACATACTCGAAGAACTAACAAAAGCAgctgatcaaattctattggcTGTGAACGGGTTCACTGATGACGATTCACACGAAAACACCTTCAAGGAGCCTTTGGCCACAATAACTGAGAGCAAGTCCTGGAGCCAAGACAAGAAAAGTAAAACAGCGAAACAATCAAACGTGAAAACGAGGCTAAAACACACATCGTCCACTTCTTCGGTTGAAAGTTTGACAAAAGGACGTAAAGCGCAACAAATACGACCTGTTCCAATTAGGAAGAAAAATGTGGTTAATGAACCCACAGTCAGAGCAACAACTAAAGCTCGACGGTTACAAAGGGCCAGTAGTAGGGAAGCTTTACTGCAGTCTCATGGTAGTTCATCGGAGGATTTGGGCGCTAATGTCGAAATCCCGCAACGCAAACCGAGGCAAATTCGAAAGACGAAGCAAACACAACTGACTGTTAGCAACGGGAttgaaatgaataaaaaaacaacaccgCCGAATCCACCCAGGCGTAGAGCGAAAACAGATGAGAA GGTGGAACCAGTGACTGAAATTCGGCACAAAACGGCTGTGTCTACCATTAGAAGTACTGCAGACAAGTCTAGTCGTGACAGAAGCCGAAGCAGAGCTgaagaagcaaaaaaaagaGTACCACCCACAACAAAAAAGGAACCTATCAAAG GAACTATTTATAAAAGTGAACCGAAGAAGGCGGCTTCAACCCGTGAGATCTCTAACCACCGAATTTCAACAGCGTATGTACCTGTTTGTAGAGCTAGAAGTCGAAATGTACACACTGAACAACCTGACGAGTGTCCATGTTTATGTTCTTGA
- the LOC656219 gene encoding uncharacterized protein LOC656219 isoform X3 yields the protein MEVVAATPGTGGVPPFHDHDVREWSRLDSLTGVLERARLETDHWTANTNNSCHKYGKVVDSRARTNADGALQQQARRQLEVFQSHIPGGHLQVIKTQSVSSSRWSNKSTDLHLPIKDFENLQLSLNPLDLTSQKSKANVGRSVGRRPPSRPRARDESLNLYRVSRLCHQIHEETLKQNEHPNLTRTKSTSSEDLHLEDKSSKSIEDLEDLEQLQSWRRTSKLRRSLQYPKENKPAPKPVYLPENSGSVRKIREELEKGRRLSTALRGNSVDLQALDQILQTISSSSSDKPEDSQDEAETKKQKRNSFVTVETLQEVRGRLRRTSSSTEDIYKTNKDEETDDGIVTECNEMPVSEKSRVRSYVYGMEATKKPILGTGSLESRTKLLNGGTNLRNEDWYNRRKSYGFEQVHNHNETSNPISLKNRGRVESSTDSGICRSSEIVIVPATKSEEKFTSVKQISSIFDNKDLKSTTITIPIVSKPNSNFVDLSWDDVPEKEVKRHSIAVDEPKYDNKFRRAIDDSSAQNRKSKKVEFCKTEVHFAAESGKVNIVETDEKPPPTNNFRRRRRNSGPVITDDFNGLPVLHFGDSSYEKVLLGVADEDFEPATDENIYSNISCGTVTVNTTSNLADPQDDDKKDAVENVKGILKNKPIKPTPYHLGEDRFLNSNSDSDSGKWGVRLKPVQKTEPPYWKSTVTLHNTVFGQDEQPEFQKLLRNLRPTSGNKPDLVANQRNSENFSSVKFVTSADNRRPWSVADRVKLSEDGQWAENKVYSTKVNFGDGGTAVVENDQFEQKEWNKKENSAKVKLADSERILNKGLVVRIGRDDTSKHTVCSKTTSQDSSTTTTTKITIDLSPSPTNIKKSPVLSQTKRSHCFKSTSLVLDTIKNDCNKINIPQQLEALKKLYEDVQSDSDADKEVQVLMGKMNERDLENDKDDNTSEISGSWSKMRACRMLKTNITRDFPSARISAKVEKDDLKASAKHKFGIEDSLSKTYRIKTKDKYSPVATRKLKSATSDLSSPSLVGRSSKLDLRTDKYEYKTESKEFANVTDAKLHQKHSSNDIVLRQPKRSEMTYFGVRVSPQSVKKSQESVIHRETKLSEKPDLLQHMKTDSPKSRTRSPERTQPIYENVVRVGKEFDSNILEELTKAADQILLAVNGFTDDDSHENTFKEPLATITESKSWSQDKKSKTAKQSNVKTRLKHTSSTSSVESLTKGRKAQQIRPVPIRKKNVVNEPTVRATTKARRLQRASSREALLQSHGSSSEDLGANVEIPQRKPRQIRKTKQTQLTVSNGIEMNKKTTPPNPPRRRAKTDEKVEPVTEIRHKTAVSTIRSTADKSSRDRSRSRAEEAKKRVPPTTKKEPIKGTIYKSEPKKAASTREISNHRISTANIKKCHRTDEKPRHSELLKG from the exons GTAGTGGACTCGCGAGCGCGAACCAACGCGGACGGTGCATTGCAACAACAGGCGAGAAGGCAACTGGAAGTGTTCCAAAGCCACATCCCTGGGGGTCATCTACAAGTCATCAAAACGCAGTCGGTCTCAAGTAGTCGCTGGAGCAACAAATCGACCGACCTGCACCTCCCGATCAAAGACTTTGAGAACCTCCAG CTCTCGCTAAACCCACTGGATTTGACTTCGCAAAAATCTAAAGCAAACGTAGGAAGAAGTGTCGGTAGGCGGCCACCTTCACGACCGCGAGCCAGAGACGAGTCCTTAAATCTATACCGCGTATCCAGACTCTGCCATCAAATACACGAAGAAACGCTCAAGCAAAACGAACACCCGAACCTGACACGAACGAAAAGCACCAGCAGCGAAGACTTGCACTTGGAGGATAAATCGTCGAAAAGCATCGAAGATTTGGAGGACTTGGAGCAGTTGCAAAGCTGGCGGAGGACGTCCAAGTTACGACGCTCCCTCCAATACCCCAAAGAGAACAAACCGGCCCCCAAACCAGTCTATTTACCCGAAAACAGCGGAAGCGTCCGGAAAATACGCGAAGAACTGGAAAAAGGGCGAAGACTCAGCACGGCCTTACGAGGCAATAGCGTCGATCTTCAAGCCTTGGACCAGATCCTACAAACAATCTCCAGCTCAAGTTCGGACAAACCTGAGGATAGTCAAGACGAAGCCGAGACGAAGAAGCAAAAACGCAACTCTTTCGTCACCGTCGAAACGCTCCAAGAAGTGAGAGGACGTCTTCGACGAACGAGTTCGTCGACTGAAGACATCTACAAAACTAACAAAGACGAAGAGACTGATGACGGTATAGTTACTGAATGCAACGAAATGCCAGTTAGTGAAAAGTCAAGGGTTCGTTCATACGTCTACGGAATGGAAGCAACCAAGAAACCTATTTTGGGAACAGGTAGTTTGGAATCCCGAACGAAACTACTCAACGGAGGAACGAATCTTCGCAATGAAGACTGGTATAACCGGCGTAAATCGTACGGTTTCGAGCAAGTGCACAATCACAACGAAACTTCAAACCCCATCTCGCTTAAAAATCGAGGTCGGGTGGAATCGTCAACAGACAGTGGTATTTGCAGATCGTCCGAAATCGTGATCGTGCCAGCGACAAAATCAGAAGAAAAGTTTACTAGTGTTAAGCAAATCTCGTCCATTTTTGATAACAAAGATTTGAAATCTACCACCATAACTATACCCATAGTGTCCAAACCTAACTCAAACTTTGTCGATTTGAGTTGGGACGATGTGCCAGAGAAAGAGGTGAAACGGCACTCCATCGCTGTTGATGAACCGAAGTATGATAATAAGTTCAGGAGGGCGATTGATGATTCCAGTGCACAGAATCGAAAGTCGAAAAAAGTCGAGTTTTGTAAAACTGAAGTACACTTTGCGGCCGAGTCCGGGAAAGTTAATATAGTAGAAACTGATGAGAAACCACCACCtacaaataattttcgaaGAAGGAGACGGAATTCGGGGCCTGTGATTACCGACGATTTTAACG GCTTGCCAGTCTTGCATTTTGGGGACAGCTCGTACGAAAAAGTCTTGCTTGGAGTGGCTGACGAAGACTTTGAACCTGCAACCGACGAAAACATCTATTCGAACATCTCGTGCGGAACGGTCACAGTGAACACAACATCAAATTTGGCGGACCCGCAAGACGACGACAAAAAGGACGCTGTTGAAAACGTGAAGgggattttgaaaaacaagcCAATCAAACCGACTCCATACCACCTGGGGGAGGATCGTTTTTTGAACAGCAACTCCGACAGTGACAGTGGGAAGTGGGGGGTTCGGCTTAAACCGGTTCAAAAAACCGAACCGCCCTATTGGAAATCCACGGTTACGTTGCACAATACCGTTTTCGGACAGGATGAACAACCCGAATTCCAGAAGTTGTTAAGGAATTTGCGACCAACCAGCGGGAACAAGCCGGATCTGGTGGCCAATCAACGaaattcagaaaatttttCGAGTGTAAAGTTCGTCACGAGTGCTGATAATCGAAGACCATGGTCTGTTGCTGATAGAGTTAAATTAAGTGAGGACGGTCAATGGGCAGAAAATAAGGTTTATTCTACCAAGGTCAATTTTGGTGATGGGGGAACAGCCGTTGTGGAAAACGATCAGTTTGAGCAAAAAGAATGGAATAAGAAGGAGAACTCTGCGAAAG TGAAACTTGCAGACTCGGAGAGAATTTTAAACAAAGGACTTGTGGTAAGAATCGGACGAGACGACACATCTAAACACACAGTCTGTTCCAAAACAACATCTCAGGATTCAAGCACAACCACCACGACCAAAATCACTATAGACCTAAGCCCGTCCCCTactaacataaaaaaatcccCCGTACTTTCACAAACCAAACGATCTCACTGTTTCAAGTCTACCTCTTTAGTCCTAGacacgattaaaaacgactgcaataaaattaacattccTCAACAACTCGAAGCACTGAAGAAGCTCTACGAAGACGTACAAAGCGATAGTGACGCGGACAAGGAAGTGCAAGTTTTGATGGGAAAAATGAACGAACGGGATCTCGAAAACGACAAAGACGATAACACGAGCGAAATCTCCGGAAGTTGGAGTAAAATGAGGGCTTGCAGAATGCTAAAGACAAACATAACTCGGGATTTTCCAAGTGCTAGAATAAGTGCAAAAGTAGAAAAAG ACGATTTAAAAGCAAGTGCCAAACACAAATTTGGAATCGAGGATAGTTTGTCGAAAACTTACCGAATCAAAACGAAAGACAAATATTCGCCAGTTGCAACTCGCAAATTGAAGAGTGCAACAAGTGATTTATCGAGTCCTTCGCTAGTCGGTCGCAGCTCAAAATTAGACCTACGCACGGACAAATACGAATATAAAACAGAAAGTAAAGAATTCGCAAACGTTACAGATGCTAAACTTCACCAGAAACACTCTTCTAACGACATAGTTCTAAGACAACCCAAACGTTCCGAAATGACTTATTTCGGAGTCAGGGTTTCGCCACAATCAGTGAAAAAAAGCCAAGAATCTGTGATACATAGGGAAACAAAACTGTCTGAAAAACCTGATCTCTTACAACACATGAAAACAGATAGTCCTAAAAGTAGAACTAGATCACCCGAACGCACGCAACCAATTTACGAAAATGTTGTCCGTGTTGGTAAAGAGTTTGATAGTAACATACTCGAAGAACTAACAAAAGCAgctgatcaaattctattggcTGTGAACGGGTTCACTGATGACGATTCACACGAAAACACCTTCAAGGAGCCTTTGGCCACAATAACTGAGAGCAAGTCCTGGAGCCAAGACAAGAAAAGTAAAACAGCGAAACAATCAAACGTGAAAACGAGGCTAAAACACACATCGTCCACTTCTTCGGTTGAAAGTTTGACAAAAGGACGTAAAGCGCAACAAATACGACCTGTTCCAATTAGGAAGAAAAATGTGGTTAATGAACCCACAGTCAGAGCAACAACTAAAGCTCGACGGTTACAAAGGGCCAGTAGTAGGGAAGCTTTACTGCAGTCTCATGGTAGTTCATCGGAGGATTTGGGCGCTAATGTCGAAATCCCGCAACGCAAACCGAGGCAAATTCGAAAGACGAAGCAAACACAACTGACTGTTAGCAACGGGAttgaaatgaataaaaaaacaacaccgCCGAATCCACCCAGGCGTAGAGCGAAAACAGATGAGAA GGTGGAACCAGTGACTGAAATTCGGCACAAAACGGCTGTGTCTACCATTAGAAGTACTGCAGACAAGTCTAGTCGTGACAGAAGCCGAAGCAGAGCTgaagaagcaaaaaaaagaGTACCACCCACAACAAAAAAGGAACCTATCAAAG GAACTATTTATAAAAGTGAACCGAAGAAGGCGGCTTCAACCCGTGAGATCTCTAACCACCGAATTTCAACAGC gaatataaaaaagtgccaCCGAACAGATGAAAAGCCACGACATTCCGAGCTGCTTAAAGGATGA